TAGGCTCAAGCTTCCGTTGTGTTATCCTCTTGCAATACCTGAGCCAGCCAGTTTTCTGGAATCGCAGCTTGCTGACTGAGATGGCGTTGACAGCGGATCGCATAGGGACAAGAGGAACATAGCCCAAATGATTCTGGCACCTGCGGCAACTCTATTCCGTGTTGAAACTGTTGTAACCACGCTGTGAGCTGGGTCAACAGTTCAGTCAAGGTTTGTCGAGTTTGATGGTGTTGAGTAGTGCTGTAGGGAAACGTTAGGGATGTAGGCTGGGCATTTTGGGCAGATGACACGAACCAGTAGGTCATAGTAATTTGCTCAGGGGCATAGGCAGTAGTTTCGGCTAAAACATAGGGATAGAGGCGGGTTTGCCAATTGTTGGCCAGACGATCGGCCTGTTGAGGCTGTGGATAGGTTTTCCAGTCCAAGATGTATGCGTGGTGGGGCTGTAGAATCACAAGGTCATAAATCACCGTGAATACATAGTCGTACCCTGCGATCGAGGTCAGCAATGTGCGGCAATGTTCAGCATCACGAGTGCTGAGCGTAGTGGTAGGGTCATCACTGACATCCCGTATATGATGCAATACCGTGTTAATGGCAGTTTGTAACTGGGGATACTCAGTCAGTAAGGGTGCAATTGACAACCCTAATTCCTGTTGCTGCATGAGTAGGTGAAACTGATTGCCCCATGCTATTCGTGCCTGTTGATCAGGCGAGACAGGAGCTTCTAGATGCTCTAGGTAGCTGTATTGAAACTTACGCGGACAAAGGGACAATAGGTTCAGGTAGCCTTGCGATAGATAAATCATCAGCAATCATAATTGCATTGTTGCTCAGTGATAACCGGCTAAACCCTAGTCAACACGAATACACTGCCTTCATTACCACGCCCAATTCGTAGATCCCGGTCTAGGTAGGTAATATCTAGCCATCCTTGCTGGTTGCGGTTTTGAATGCGGCTATCGATCGCACGAAAGGTCTGGCCTTGTTCAATGTGCTGAATAAATGTCTGGGGAGACTGATACCCAATCAGCCGCTGTAGCCCAACAATAGCGCGATCGAACATCACTGAAACTCGTTTCTCTGATTCCACCGTAAAACCAGCGGTAACGCTGATCAGGCCCTCTAGGAATGGCAAGCCATAAACTTCGGCGATGTTATAGATGCGCTGCTGCTGGACGCGAATACATTGGTAAACCTGACCTAAGCTCACAAGCGGAAGGCGATTAATCCCTAACAGTCCTTTGCTTGTGGTGTAGCGCAGTTGCCAATCTCCATTCAACAGGTCAGCCGCTTCCGTAGGACGAGGTGTAGGGTTTCGCTCTTCTAGGCGGGCGATCGCCGCTAATACTGCCTGTTTCTCAATTTCGGTCGCAAGGATGCCACGATTTTTCCCTGCGATC
The DNA window shown above is from Cyanobacteriota bacterium and carries:
- a CDS encoding PAP/fibrillin family protein; this translates as MLGKAELMEAIAGKNRGILATEIEKQAVLAAIARLEERNPTPRPTEAADLLNGDWQLRYTTSKGLLGINRLPLVSLGQVYQCIRVQQQRIYNIAEVYGLPFLEGLISVTAGFTVESEKRVSVMFDRAIVGLQRLIGYQSPQTFIQHIEQGQTFRAIDSRIQNRNQQGWLDITYLDRDLRIGRGNEGSVFVLTRV
- a CDS encoding PD-(D/E)XK nuclease family protein, with product MIYLSQGYLNLLSLCPRKFQYSYLEHLEAPVSPDQQARIAWGNQFHLLMQQQELGLSIAPLLTEYPQLQTAINTVLHHIRDVSDDPTTTLSTRDAEHCRTLLTSIAGYDYVFTVIYDLVILQPHHAYILDWKTYPQPQQADRLANNWQTRLYPYVLAETTAYAPEQITMTYWFVSSAQNAQPTSLTFPYSTTQHHQTRQTLTELLTQLTAWLQQFQHGIELPQVPESFGLCSSCPYAIRCQRHLSQQAAIPENWLAQVLQEDNTTEA